Genomic segment of Apium graveolens cultivar Ventura chromosome 7, ASM990537v1, whole genome shotgun sequence:
gcaaattcgcaaCTGCAATTGACGCGGTTAACCGCACCGCATAACAATTTTCTATAACCGTTCTTCACGATTTTATTCGACTTTTACCCCAAAACCGATCTAATCCGAACCGCGTACACCCCGGAgcttataaatttgatttaatatctGTTCACACAAAATTTCTAGAGGAGGAAGTGTGAAATTCATACCCGACCTCAACGACAAAAAAAAAACTCACTGCTACTTAATTTATCTCATCTCACTCGTCAAAATTCTATTTTATTTATGACACTTTTAATTATATCCCATTATAGCAATGTCCTATTCAAATCATGATATCGAAATACATATAATATAATTCTTACATAATCCATGGATTTTTCTACCCTTTCCATCATCCGTACGAAAATAAATAGTCGATTATCAAAATTATACTTAATTTATGACAATCAAATATATTTTGGTCATAACATTTCCTATTCACATCTAGTTTTGATAATGAAAATTCCGGGATAAATAGTTTATTTATGTGGATTGATTCATAGTACATCTCCATGCATTAGGTCCAAATCGTGAGAGAACATAAAAGGCGTACCCTACACATACGTAGCTCTGCTTTATCTGCAGTGCCTCTACTATATTACAGTAGTATATTTATCTACATACATACACGTATGTGTTTATTGTTTTCGTTGTTATCTCTTGCTAGTTTATAATAACAATGGCGAGTAAATTATCTGAAGAATGTTCCGATCACAACAGTGACGACTGTGGCGGTAGTAATAGCTTGAGTGCTGACGTCAGCGAATCGGAGAGTTCTACTTGCTTCTCTGGTGCTTTCGCCGGAACTGCTGGTTTTCCGGCGCCGGTGATGTCTCCGGTCGTCGGATGTAAAGATGTGGTGGTTTGGGAGGACAAGACGCGGAAACCACAAGCTGCTTTGTCAGGTAACTGCAAAAACTTTCGTTGATTTTTATGAATAATCTcgttaaataaataatttattgcTGCCAACAATAATGACAGTTTATTTTTAAGTAAATGTGTGCCCAATGCACACATTAAAAAGACCGAAGTATAAATATCAACtgaaataaattaataaaattgtCTGTTCCCAAAAATATTGATGTATCGAGATTTAAGTGTAATTTTTATAAAGATCACTTATTTAATGCTTTGCATGAATGTAACTGTATGTACATGATTATTAGTAATAACTAATAAGTTAAGATTGAGAAAGCAGATCTAATCATTATGTGTTCACTGTCTTGTTGATAATAAAAATATTGGAAAAATATAAGCTATTACATGAATGCCTTGTTTTTTTGGTTAGATAGGGAGCTTCATATGTACATCTTTTATTCTTTTTGCTGGGCTCACTGGGTGCATTATGTGTTTAAGAAAGGGTATGAAATTGAGGATAGAAAGTGGTTATTGTGTTacacataataaggattaggggCAAAGAGGCTAGGAATTACCTTTTTTTGCAAAGAATCAGCATAATCATTGAGGAATTCCTTTTTCCGCATAGAATCATCGAGAAATTATCTTTTTTTCGCAGAGAATTAGTAATGAAATTACTTGGaaaccaaaaaaaattattatttcaaAGCAAATACTTATCTATATGTCGTACCATAATAATCAAAGGAAACAAATccttttttaattttaatatagaACAATATTTTCCTAAATAGATTATATGATACAATTATTAATTAcaaacatacttctatctactTTGTATTAGTTTCATATATTTCTCTCTTTTGTGGAACTTGTAGAAGTTGAGATGATGAAAGAAAGATTTGCTAAACTACTACTTGGAGAAGATATGTCTGGAGGGGGTAAAGGTGTTTGTTCTGCTCTTGCGATCTCAAATGCCATTACAAATCTCTCTGGTTTGTGCCAACTCACCCAATTGTTCTGTTTTTAAAGTTTGTGATGTAGTATTTCAGAGTTATTAACTGTATATATGTACCTGATTAAGTTTCGTCTGATTTTGGAATTTTAGCCACTGTATTTGGTGAAATATGGAGGTTGGAGCCTTTGGCGCTGCAAAGAAAGGCAATGTGGTGCAGGGAAATGGAATATATACTGTGCGTCGCTGATTCGATTGTAGAGCTTGTTCCGGCTATTCACCAGTTCCCTGGTGGAGGGACTTATGAAGTAATGGAAACACAACCACGGTCAGATTTATATGTTAATCTTCCTGCCCTGAAGAAGCTTGATGCTATGTTAATCAGCTTGCTTGATGGTTTTCACGATTTGGAATTTTGGTATGTTGACCGTGTTGCGGCTGTAGCTGATGGCGAGGATTCTGATACCTATCCATCTGTTTTTTCAAGTGGGAGGCCTTCAGTTAGGCAGGAAGAGAAGTGGTGGCTTCCATGTCCTAAAGTTCCACCAAAAGGGTTGTCGGAGGATGCTACGAAGAAGTTGCAGCAGTGCAGGGACTGCACCAACCAGATACTGAAGGCAGCACTAGCAATAAACAACAATGTGCTTGCCGAAATGGAAATTCCTAGCTCTTACCTGGACACATTACCCAAGGTATGATCAAGAAATTTTGATATTTTATAATTACATAATTACAAGTTGACGCAGAAGTCTGGTCTAAGCTGCGGGGCATAATGCATCTATTTTTACAGTAGGGAAAACATAAATATAGATGAGCAAAGGTCTGCCGTTTCTCCTACTATATGTTTCGCTAGTCCCATTTTCATCTAAGTTTACAGCCTCACTTCTCATTACAAACAATTGCAAAATTTTTAACCTTAATATTGAGCTCATACTAGAAAAAGTTACATAAAACAAGACAAGAATTGCTTTTCTGTTCTTTGGATCTTACCGAACATGTATAAATTATAAATTGCTTTAGATAGACAAGCTCATTTATGTAGTTACTGTTTAGGAAATTATGTAACATGACTGGTAATAACTGTCTAGAAAATCTAGAAAAGTGACAAACTGATAGAAACAGTTTTGACTGAATATAGGTTTTAAAACTGACCGTGTGGTCCACCAAATTTAGTTTTCCATGTCATTTACCATAGATGTGCCCTACATTGCATGTCTACATGAGCCTAATGTTCAGATTCCTGAGAATACACCTGATTTCGTTTGTCTGTGCTGAAAAAAATACAAGCAGTACTGTTAGTACTCATAGCTATGTTGTTTCAGCATCAATTTTTGGATAGATTGGGTGTAGTATAACGGCAAATGCACATCAAATATTTTGCTATTCCTTTTTTATGTGCCAAATCTAATGTGTAGCAAGTATATTTATGATTCTTTAAACTAATAGTACGTTCATGCGATTACAGAATGGAAAAGATTGTTTAGGTGATAAAATCTATAGCTACATCGCTACCAACCAGTTGTCTTCAGAATGTCTTCTTGATTGCTTAGATCTGACATCAGAGCACCATGCTCTGGAAGTAGCAAACAAAATAGAGGCTGCTGTTCATGTTTGGAAGCAAAAAGATCAGAAAAAGCACTCTAATTATATAAAAGCTAAGCATGCATCATGGAGTGGCAAGGTAAAGGGCCTTGCTTCTGACGGCGAAAAGAATCACGTCTTAGCTCAACGGGCAGAGACTTTGTTGCACAGCCTGAAAATGCGCTTTCCTGGACTTCCACAAACTTCTTTGGACATGAACAAAATTCAATACAACAAGGTTAGGTTCTAAGCCCTTTATTGATGTACATAATATAACCCGTGTAGATGTCAGATATTGGGAGACTTCTGCTATTGTTGGAAACTCAATATTCTACTCTTGGCTTTCACACATATCATTTATATCTATCCTGTGAGGGCTACTGAAGTGATTAGTGAAGGGATAGGATATGTCATACTCTAGCTGTTAACCCGCAACATTACACTATATTTCTCGGATTCGCCTAGAAGTGTCTGTATAAATACATGTCCTAGTGTCAGCTTAGGTCTTTTTTTGAAAATTTCATCTGAATGACTTAAAGTACAATGGTGAGTGTCCATGCCGTTGTCCAAGTATCATTTAGGTATGCAAAATTGTTGAAGAGATCGTAGCTCTGCCACATAGGATTTCACCCAAGTACACCTTACTTGGGGCAGCCTTAAATTTTGAACGTGTAACAAGTAGTAATCAATTTTGTGCTATTTGGATTTTGAAAAAGAGAAATTAAGCGATAAAGGCATACTCACGTAAACACACATTATCTTCACTATGCAGTTGGATAAACTTTTAAGTCTCACTTACTGAGAAACAATTGTTGGTTGCctcaatttatttatttattttctttaatcTATTTGCAGGATGTAGGGCAGTCAATCCTTGAAAGCTACTCAAGGGTAATGGAGAGCTTGGCTTTTAACATAATGGCAAGGATTGATGATGTCCTTTATGTAGATGAAACTGCAAAGATATGTTCTGCTGCAGAATTAATGTCCTTTTTAAGCCGGGAGAGTTTGGTTAATGCCGTTCAGAAGCTGATGTTACCTAGTCCATTCTCAATTGGGAACACACCTTACACTTCTCCATTTACAACTCCAACTAACTGTTCATCCCCTCCTATCGCTGGTAGCCCCGGTAGAGTGCGGATGCCAGTACACAATATTGGTTTCAAGAATGTGCCAAACCATAAAGTAGAGATACCAATTCCGGACTTGGAGAAGCTATGGTCTATTGCTGGAAACCTAAGTGCCAGAAGAATCACCGGAGATGCACCTGAACGTGACTAAGCTGGCTTGTGGAAGTGGTGCGTAGAGAATAGAACGGTAATTTAGATCTTGTATATGCTTTAGACAAGTTAGGAATACGGGGTATATCATATTTAGATGGTTCTAATAGTAGTTTCCCATCAGTCCTCTAATCTAGAATGAGGATGACTTTAATTATATTGTTAAACATCAATTCTGATAATTTTTCAAATAGAGTTGAgtattgatagggataaataaattatgattgtataattaaatactgcattaattgtacaagctgtggactgctaggcccaataaaaagatatatgatactcagaccagaaatgttaagcctgatggatcagatcaggcctgatggaataaaaaaggcccaaaagccctgattattaattaatttcataattaattaataagggaaaaatcagatgttgagaagagtcccgataaggatataaatcctttgAGATTAGCCTCAAGtggacctaaaaggataaggaatcagtttcctactatctaggactccaaagtccattctaattatgagacttgcacaccaagtctcctataccaagtccaattcaaggactcccaacatctatataaggggcctcaccccacaaatcagaactacgttttttggcttgattctctaattcacagagatacgtaggcatctcgtaaaggcagatcgagccacgaaacacgagagcagccattaaaggccttgaactcccgaatcttagtaataaatacagcaaataataaccttagttttttatccataacatttggcgccgtctgtgggaatcgcaacaacaaccatggcgagaacacggagaacaattggagctctagaggaaggaacaccatcagagacaacccaggttATTTCATTAACCGTGGAGGTTCCTctccattcaacttatgcatctactcagggggaagcccagacaggggcaactcaacctcagccacaagggacaactcccccgattatttaaggtacgaatcctcaagttcaacaagtacatatacctgtgaattctcgacccgtcgggtatgaatattcaactattgttactactaaccccccttatgggatgccccttcaccctgaggttggaggaagcggatatgctgggcgaagcgaagcacgagggcagtcgcccccctatatacgaggtttgggtcctatccccgaggatcgggaattttctggtccttacactgagagagactccgaatcttcggatgatgaagtggccccgagaaggaggcgtcctggaaaaagagccaatagccgatggaaggcaacgcccccaaagcaccccaggggcgaatccccaagaagtgcaggaaaggatcagggctcatgaggctgaaatccaaaggctgaggcgtgatttggaggctcaccaggccaccagaccccagatacctcctagggggagaaatcctcctcctgtcatagacctggatggtccggtaagaagaagggctgctgtcccaagaactgatccaagcaatctccttccccttggagatcctgatgatccaactccacccttcacagaagagataatgaatgcccatatctcaaggaaattcaagatgcccactatcaaagcctatgatggcacgggagaccccgctaatcatgttaggacattctctaatgcactgctgctgcaacccgtgaatgatgctataaagtgtcgggccttccctcaaaccctgtcgggtatggctcaaagatggtacagtctcCTGCcaccaaattctattggatcgttcagagaattaagtcaggcttttattaagtaattcatcagtggaagagtccatgagaaaagttcagcatctcttatgagtcttgtgcagggagctaaggaatccttgagagattacctgaatcgttttacaaaggaggctttaaaagtcccagaccttgatgataaggtagccatgatagcactgcaacaaggaaccagggatgagtttttcaagatgtccttggccaaacgtccccctgaaaacatgttgcaactccaagatagggcagggaagtatatcaaggttgaagaaagcatgaggaagaccgtagtaagtaatgagcccactggaggcaagaagtgaaaaactgatctggagtattttgctaaggacaaatatcctagaaccgaacaaaaccctgattcaacccccaagaagggaggacctgggcaaaagttcactgaatacgctaagttgagtgctcctagaagtcagattttgatggagactgagaaagatagagatattcgctggcctaagcccttgaaggctgatcccgccaagctagataagagcaagtattgcaggtttcacaaggatgttggccatgacaccgatgagtgtaggcaattgaaagatgaaattgagtttttgattcgaaaaggaaggttgaataagtatactggagatggaggggacagaaacaataatggaaggaagaactttgaagatcgtatgagggaccaagatgatcaggggcggaatccccaacctagagggtcggttataaatgcaatttttggaggaccacgacgccctcgaggacctgtgataaacacgatctttggaggtccaactgccgctggattgtccaaaaattccagaaaggcatacaccagggaggttatgcatattgttggcttttgatgattccgacctagagggcgtgaagtttccccatgacgacccgctcgtcataacaccgataataggaaatagcccggttaagagggtccttgtggataatggtgcttctgtggatatcttgctccacgacacctttctaaggatggggtataacgactcccagttgacaccaaccgacatgccgatatatggatttgctggagtagaatgtcctgtggaagggataatcaaattgccaaccaccataggtacggagccaaggcaagcaacgcagatgctggatttcgtggtggtaaatgctagttcaacttataatgctatcatggggagaacagggatacatgccttcaaggcagtcccctcttcctaccattcagtcatgaagttttccacccgaaacgggattggagaagagagaggagatcaaaaaatggctagaagctgttatgtggccactttgagggcagatggagtcggggggcaggttcttcctattgaagatatggatgttcgagaaaatgatgagaatagaggaaggccagcagaagaattggtttcggttcctttagaccccaagaatcctgagaggatgagtttcattggagccacattagaggagccccttagagggaagttagtgaaatttttgcaagaaaatagtgatgtatttgcatggtcagcagctgatatgccaggcatagacctggagttaattactcacaagctaaacgtggatccaagccggaagacagtgaaacaaaagaaaagaaattttaccccggaaagacaagaggctataaaacaggaagtagaaaagctcttagaggctggtttcattgaggagattcaatttccggagtggttagcaaaccctgtaatggtgaagacggctaatggaaagtggaggatgtgtatagacttcactgatctgaatgatgcatgctccaaagactgttttccgctgcctagaattgatactttgattgatgccactactggacatgagatgctgagtttcatggatggatttagcggatacaaccagatcaaaatgcataaggatgacattccaaaggtatcatttatcactgactttggtgtttattgttatcttgttatggcgtttggtctcaagaatgcaggagccacctatcaaaggttggtgaatagaatttttaaggatcttattggtaagactatggaagtctatgttgatgatatgttaagtgggagattgaagtgctaacaaatcagccactaagaaatatcattcacagtcccaaggcaagtgggagactgattaagtgggcaatagagttgggagagttcgatctcaagtataagccacgtacggtcataaaagcccagacactagctgacttcgtggtggaatgtaccatacccaactaagaagtcggggggcaggaagataccatacctcaagacaagggagtcgacaatggggacaaggagaaagaatattgggttctctattttgatggagcatcaaaaacaaattccagtggagcagggttggttttgcaaagccctgacggattcttaattgagtatgctatgaagctagacttcccaaccacaaacaatgaggcagagtatgaagccctgattgctggccttggtctagctgggacacttagagtcaaaaacttaaaggtccgtggagactcgaagctgatcatatcccaggtaaagggagtatttgaggcaagggatgatacaatggctaagtatgttcgcctagtaagggctgtgatgacccaatttaatgaatgccatgttgaacacattccaagggaagaaaatgctaaagcagatgcgctatcaaagtttgcttcatctgagattgaagaaggttcaggaagtgtgtacttccgtgttttgaagacacgaagcatagatgttaagcttgtggctcccataggcttggggacgtcatggattgatcccatcaaggctcacattcagaccggttggttgccaagcgatgcaactgaggcacggaagttaactattcgagcactaaggtactccttgatagatggaattctgtataagagatctttcgtggttccttacttgaggtgtctcaggcccgacgaggcacgcttggctcttgaggaagtgcatggaggtatttgtgggcaacacttggggggcagggccttggctcataagataacccgtttaggcttctattggccagaaatgatgactgatgccaaagaatatgtaaagaagtgtgatcgctgtcagaagcatacaccagttgttagacaaccccccgagatgctgacctctatcaactcgcctattccctttgctatgtgggggatggatattctaggaccttttcctatggccacggcacaaaggaaatttctgattgtagccattgattatttcaccaagtggatcgaagccaaacccttggccaaaatcacaactaagcaggttgcacaattcctgtgggaaaacattatgtgccgatatggaattccccgtatcctcgtcactgacaatggaacacaattcaacaatgaggaattcaagaagcattgtgaagaaaatgaaattgagttacgattcacctctgtggctcacccgcaagccaatgggcaagcagaggtagcaaatcggataatcctggatggactaaagaagaggatcgagaagtcaagaaataattgggtggatgagatacttcccatattatgggcctataggactacctgtagagtcacgacaggagcaactcctttcatgttggcatatggggcataagcagtagttcccgtggagatatcacattcctctccaaggattcaggctttcaatgctgtagaaaatgaggaagggcagaggttagccctggatctaattgatgaagtgcgagatgaggcacatgcaaagatagtagaatatcagaaaaaggcttcattctattacaacctaagggttaaagagagatttttcaaacaaggagatctagtcttgagaaaaatagaggcttctggtgtcggacagaaaggaaagcttgccccgaattgggaagggccgtacagagtcaagagcgttcagggtagaggaacctacaagctggaaactatggaaggttttgaagtcccaaggacctggcacgcacaaaacctgaaggtttactacgtgtaagataggcgaagtacgattctcacttgtcattgtgataagtaggtttaaaagcaccttgaagcttaCACGAAAATGGCACataa
This window contains:
- the LOC141670618 gene encoding rop guanine nucleotide exchange factor 1-like produces the protein MASKLSEECSDHNSDDCGGSNSLSADVSESESSTCFSGAFAGTAGFPAPVMSPVVGCKDVVVWEDKTRKPQAALSEVEMMKERFAKLLLGEDMSGGGKGVCSALAISNAITNLSATVFGEIWRLEPLALQRKAMWCREMEYILCVADSIVELVPAIHQFPGGGTYEVMETQPRSDLYVNLPALKKLDAMLISLLDGFHDLEFWYVDRVAAVADGEDSDTYPSVFSSGRPSVRQEEKWWLPCPKVPPKGLSEDATKKLQQCRDCTNQILKAALAINNNVLAEMEIPSSYLDTLPKNGKDCLGDKIYSYIATNQLSSECLLDCLDLTSEHHALEVANKIEAAVHVWKQKDQKKHSNYIKAKHASWSGKVKGLASDGEKNHVLAQRAETLLHSLKMRFPGLPQTSLDMNKIQYNKDVGQSILESYSRVMESLAFNIMARIDDVLYVDETAKICSAAELMSFLSRESLVNAVQKLMLPSPFSIGNTPYTSPFTTPTNCSSPPIAGSPGRVRMPVHNIGFKNVPNHKVEIPIPDLEKLWSIAGNLSARRITGDAPERD